A portion of the Flavobacteriales bacterium genome contains these proteins:
- a CDS encoding fibronectin type III domain-containing protein, which produces MTTSQKSLSCFLLSLLTIFVSVEAFSQIGIGTTTPHSSSVLDVHSTNKGFLLPRIRHHSDISNPAEGLTIYDLSDRCINYHNGTDWQSFCSDNIAPNAILDLRVTDSTSTSISLAWSPAFDNTSTEKYFISQDGTIIDSVDAPTITYVSTGLNPNTSYEFHIRSIDPFLNLSNASNIINHRTKNIIPPTQQAVSHITASSARANWTIANTSNVSSFEIYFSTSNTAPTLSTTATIASIPNSSTYRNITGLTGYTNYYIWIRSENSSGDKSEWSGMQPVRTNIRTPYQNAITNVSANQFRVNWSTVNQASSYEVYRSSSSSAPSSTTSPTYIVNGGNSTYRYIPSLSSYIIYYSWIRSVAADGSKSSWSNRRNARTLDNIAPSVSNYYITEPAADASDHIRNISWNGLTDHGGSGVKEFRYEIYSYPKAGCSGCAPANAINDVNSGNYTYGSGSQIKIGTTPISQTYSWSFTAYGTHYFPVTGLPDNDDYVAWYKLWVKDHAGNERYIGKSHLAY; this is translated from the coding sequence ATGACTACTTCGCAAAAATCGCTCTCTTGTTTCCTTTTGTCCCTGTTAACTATTTTTGTTTCCGTTGAAGCATTCAGTCAAATAGGAATAGGAACAACCACTCCGCATTCTTCCAGTGTATTAGACGTACATTCAACAAATAAAGGGTTTTTACTACCTAGAATCCGTCATCATAGTGATATCTCTAATCCCGCAGAAGGTTTAACTATTTACGACTTATCTGATAGATGCATTAATTATCATAATGGAACCGACTGGCAATCCTTCTGCTCTGATAATATCGCTCCAAATGCTATATTAGATTTAAGAGTAACGGATTCTACATCAACTTCTATTTCACTAGCATGGTCACCAGCATTTGATAATACTTCTACTGAAAAATACTTTATCTCTCAAGATGGGACAATTATTGACTCTGTTGATGCTCCTACAATTACATACGTTTCTACTGGATTGAATCCAAATACTTCCTATGAATTCCATATTCGTTCTATTGACCCCTTCCTTAACTTATCTAATGCTAGTAATATTATAAATCATAGAACAAAGAACATCATCCCACCTACTCAACAAGCAGTAAGTCACATCACAGCAAGCTCAGCTCGTGCAAACTGGACAATAGCTAACACTAGTAATGTTTCTAGTTTTGAGATCTATTTTAGCACATCGAACACTGCCCCTACTTTAAGCACCACTGCCACTATTGCATCCATACCAAATTCTTCTACTTATCGAAACATAACAGGCTTAACGGGATATACTAATTACTATATATGGATAAGATCTGAAAACAGTTCTGGAGATAAATCAGAATGGAGCGGAATGCAACCTGTAAGAACCAATATAAGAACACCTTACCAGAATGCCATCACGAATGTTTCGGCAAATCAATTTAGAGTAAATTGGAGCACTGTTAACCAAGCTTCAAGCTATGAAGTCTATAGGAGCTCCTCATCTTCGGCTCCTAGCTCTACAACCTCTCCAACCTACATCGTAAATGGAGGAAATTCCACTTATCGATATATTCCTTCATTAAGCAGCTACATCATTTATTATTCTTGGATTAGGTCTGTAGCAGCAGATGGAAGTAAATCATCATGGAGTAACAGAAGAAATGCCAGAACCTTGGACAATATCGCTCCAAGTGTTTCCAATTATTATATAACAGAACCCGCTGCTGACGCAAGTGATCATATTAGAAATATTTCTTGGAATGGCTTGACGGATCATGGAGGATCTGGTGTCAAAGAGTTTCGTTATGAAATATATAGTTATCCAAAAGCTGGTTGCTCTGGTTGTGCACCTGCTAATGCTATTAATGATGTAAATAGTGGGAATTACACTTATGGAAGTGGCTCGCAAATAAAAATAGGAACGACACCCATTTCACAAACTTATTCGTGGTCTTTCACAGCATATGGAACTCATTACTTCCCTGTTACCGGTCTTCCTGACAATGATGACTATGTTGCTTGGTATAAATTATGGGTAAAAGATCATGCTGGAAATGAAAGATATATTGGAAAAAGCCACCTAGCTTATTAA
- the purE gene encoding 5-(carboxyamino)imidazole ribonucleotide mutase, producing MKPQVGIIMGSKSDLPVMQEAIDILKELGVAVEIKIVSAHRTPEWMFEYASSAHERGLKTIIAGAGGAAHLPGMVASLSPLPVIGVPVKSRNSIDGWDSVLSILQMPGGVPVATVALDGAKNAGILAAQIIATGNEAIMQNIITYKEALKSKIDLQNEELAKELNG from the coding sequence ATGAAACCACAAGTAGGAATTATTATGGGAAGTAAATCTGATCTCCCTGTAATGCAAGAAGCCATTGATATTTTAAAAGAATTAGGAGTGGCTGTAGAAATAAAAATTGTATCTGCACATAGAACGCCCGAGTGGATGTTTGAATATGCTTCATCTGCCCACGAAAGAGGTTTGAAGACTATTATTGCGGGTGCAGGTGGTGCCGCTCACTTACCCGGAATGGTTGCATCTCTTTCTCCTCTTCCTGTTATTGGAGTTCCTGTAAAATCAAGAAATTCTATTGATGGATGGGATTCTGTTCTTTCCATTCTTCAAATGCCAGGTGGTGTTCCCGTAGCTACTGTTGCTCTTGATGGAGCTAAGAATGCTGGAATTCTAGCTGCTCAAATTATAGCAACAGGGAATGAGGCTATTATGCAAAATATTATCACCTACAAAGAAGCTCTCAAAAGCAAAATAGACCTGCAGAATGAAGAGTTAGCTAAAGAACTTAATGGCTAG
- a CDS encoding mechanosensitive ion channel has product MDKITSMLVEYAPKALGAILTIIIGFWISSLIAKLVGKVLEKRKAEPSLIPFLKSLTAITIKVLVLLSAAAMFGLETTSFVAVLGAVGFAVGMALQGNLSHLASGILILIFKPYREGDFIVAQGYSGTVKRIEIFNTVLTTLDNRIIIIPNGNVTGGPIENLTANDIRKVPMTFGIGYTDDIDKARQVIQKVCDSCPEILKDKPVDILVTELADSSVNFSVRPWTKTEDYWTVYAFMHEAIKKEFDKENIGIPFPQMDVHVHNNA; this is encoded by the coding sequence ATGGATAAAATTACTTCAATGCTAGTGGAGTATGCCCCAAAAGCTTTAGGAGCTATATTAACGATTATTATAGGATTTTGGATTTCTAGCCTTATTGCCAAATTAGTTGGAAAAGTGTTGGAAAAAAGAAAAGCCGAGCCTTCGTTAATTCCTTTTCTAAAATCCTTGACAGCTATTACCATTAAAGTTTTGGTGTTATTGAGTGCTGCCGCTATGTTTGGACTAGAAACCACATCTTTTGTTGCAGTATTAGGAGCTGTAGGTTTCGCTGTTGGTATGGCACTTCAAGGAAACTTGAGTCACTTGGCATCAGGAATCTTGATTCTCATCTTTAAGCCTTACCGTGAAGGAGATTTTATTGTAGCTCAAGGATACTCAGGGACCGTAAAAAGAATTGAAATATTCAATACTGTTTTAACCACACTTGATAACAGAATTATTATTATTCCTAACGGAAATGTTACAGGTGGTCCTATCGAAAATCTTACGGCAAATGATATCAGAAAAGTTCCTATGACCTTCGGGATTGGATACACAGATGATATTGATAAAGCTCGTCAAGTGATTCAAAAAGTGTGTGATTCTTGCCCAGAAATATTAAAGGACAAACCAGTAGATATTTTGGTAACAGAACTAGCTGATAGCTCGGTGAATTTTTCTGTAAGACCATGGACAAAAACAGAAGATTACTGGACGGTTTATGCTTTTATGCACGAAGCAATCAAAAAAGAATTCGATAAAGAAAATATCGGGATCCCATTTCCGCAAATGGATGTACACGTACACAATAATGCATAA
- a CDS encoding 5-(carboxyamino)imidazole ribonucleotide synthase yields the protein MSQDFYSQDYKIGVLGGGQLGRMLFQASLDLDIHLYFIDPSPEAPCSRVSSHFMVGDLQDFDQVYQFGKDKKIVTIEIEHVNVEALKKLESEGVKVFPQPDLIALIQDKGLQKQFYAENGIPTAPFKFLKNKEDLLEQYDGKSWVQKLRKGGYDGQGVTVLRSEKDLKNAFDASSILEEMVDFETEISVIVAQNEQGEIKSFPVVDMEFSEEANLVEFLFSPAEIDSSIQKRAEEIATSVIKKLGLVGILAVEMFVTKSGDILVNEVAPRPHNSGHQTIEGNKISQYEQHLRAILNLPLGDTSIIKPSVMVNLLGEKGHQGKVFYEGLDETLKMPGVNVHIYGKEETKPYRKMGHITVLANKLEEAKKIARSSKELLKVKTK from the coding sequence ATGTCCCAAGATTTTTATTCTCAAGACTATAAAATAGGTGTTTTAGGTGGTGGTCAATTAGGAAGAATGCTCTTTCAAGCATCACTAGATCTAGATATTCATTTATATTTTATAGACCCAAGTCCTGAGGCTCCTTGCTCTAGAGTTTCATCGCATTTTATGGTTGGAGATCTTCAAGATTTTGATCAAGTCTATCAGTTCGGAAAAGACAAGAAAATTGTTACTATAGAGATTGAACATGTAAATGTAGAAGCTCTTAAAAAACTAGAAAGCGAAGGTGTAAAAGTATTTCCACAGCCAGATTTAATAGCCCTTATTCAAGACAAAGGACTCCAAAAACAATTTTATGCCGAAAATGGAATTCCTACCGCTCCTTTTAAATTCCTAAAGAACAAGGAAGATTTACTTGAGCAATACGACGGAAAATCTTGGGTTCAAAAACTTAGAAAAGGGGGGTATGATGGACAAGGAGTAACCGTTTTACGTTCAGAAAAAGATCTCAAAAATGCTTTTGATGCTTCAAGTATTTTGGAAGAAATGGTAGATTTTGAAACAGAAATCTCTGTAATAGTTGCACAAAACGAACAGGGAGAAATTAAGAGTTTTCCTGTAGTGGATATGGAATTTTCTGAAGAAGCAAATTTGGTAGAGTTTCTTTTTTCTCCTGCCGAAATTGACTCTTCTATCCAAAAAAGAGCAGAAGAAATTGCTACTTCAGTAATCAAAAAACTAGGTTTAGTAGGGATTTTAGCTGTAGAAATGTTTGTAACAAAAAGCGGAGATATTTTGGTAAATGAAGTAGCGCCAAGACCACACAACTCAGGGCATCAAACAATAGAAGGAAACAAAATTTCTCAATACGAACAGCATTTAAGAGCAATTCTTAATCTTCCTCTGGGTGACACAAGTATTATTAAACCATCAGTGATGGTTAATCTTTTAGGGGAAAAAGGGCATCAAGGGAAAGTCTTTTACGAGGGTCTTGATGAAACGCTTAAAATGCCTGGAGTGAATGTTCATATCTATGGAAAAGAAGAAACAAAACCTTATAGAAAAATGGGACATATCACTGTTTTAGCTAATAAATTAGAAGAAGCTAAAAAAATTGCCCGTAGCTCAAAAGAATTACTAAAAGTAAAAACAAAATAG
- a CDS encoding OmpA family protein, translated as MKRILLGIAALSMTNMALAQDLPSNPEPGKCYVRCITPDVYKNVEEKVMTKAAYKKLVVHPAKYKTVTEKVVVKDGYKKLQIVPATFKYVEKEYTAKDASNKLKYHKATFKNNVVTVETAPAYSKWEMGEKIPNCTSADPNDCRTWCYKSYPAENKEVATKDLDKDAHTTSTPVDKIVKTYKVKVVDQPTTTKTIDVPAVYKTIKKTVLEKDAWTETIEVPAEYTTIKKEVLVTKGGLTKWEEVDCKLTQYNLLPINYDLNSAKLLPEAKKKIDELLLPILNDKKNVSVEIASHTDSRASDSYNQDLSERRARSVVNYLIQKGINPSRLVANGYGEKQLKNRCSNGVSCTEREHRENRRTEFRIISQGKK; from the coding sequence ATGAAAAGAATATTATTAGGTATTGCTGCTCTTAGTATGACCAACATGGCATTGGCACAAGATTTACCATCTAACCCAGAGCCAGGAAAATGCTATGTGCGTTGTATTACTCCTGATGTTTACAAAAACGTTGAGGAAAAGGTAATGACAAAGGCAGCTTATAAAAAATTAGTTGTTCACCCAGCAAAGTACAAAACTGTAACAGAAAAGGTTGTTGTAAAGGATGGGTATAAAAAATTACAGATTGTTCCTGCAACATTCAAGTATGTAGAGAAGGAATATACGGCAAAAGATGCTTCAAATAAACTGAAATATCATAAAGCCACTTTTAAGAATAATGTAGTTACTGTAGAAACAGCTCCAGCATATTCTAAGTGGGAAATGGGAGAAAAAATTCCAAATTGTACTTCAGCTGATCCTAATGACTGTAGAACATGGTGTTATAAAAGCTATCCAGCAGAAAATAAAGAGGTGGCTACAAAAGACCTTGATAAAGATGCTCACACAACATCTACGCCAGTAGATAAGATTGTAAAAACTTACAAAGTAAAAGTTGTAGATCAACCAACTACTACAAAAACTATCGATGTACCTGCTGTTTACAAAACAATCAAGAAAACTGTTTTGGAAAAAGATGCATGGACAGAAACTATAGAGGTACCTGCTGAATATACGACTATAAAGAAAGAAGTTTTGGTGACAAAAGGTGGTCTTACTAAATGGGAAGAAGTTGACTGTAAACTTACACAGTATAACCTTCTACCAATTAACTATGATTTAAACTCTGCTAAACTTCTTCCAGAAGCTAAAAAGAAAATTGATGAACTTCTATTGCCAATCTTAAACGATAAGAAAAACGTATCAGTAGAAATTGCTTCACATACAGATTCAAGAGCTTCGGATTCTTACAACCAAGATCTTTCTGAGAGAAGAGCACGTTCTGTAGTAAACTACTTAATCCAAAAAGGAATTAACCCTTCAAGATTAGTAGCTAACGGATACGGAGAAAAGCAATTGAAAAACAGATGTTCAAATGGTGTTTCTTGTACTGAAAGAGAGCACAGAGAAAACCGTAGAACTGAGTTTAGAATCATTTCTCAAGGAAAAAAATAA